The genomic interval ACTGGCTCTTCGGCGCCGCCGGCGCCGAGGTCGGCCGGGACCACCCGCTCTATCGTGATCTTCGCGGCACGATCGGCGCGGTGACCGGGCGCGAGCCCGTCCTGAACGCCCTCCACGCGTCGAGCGACATCGGCCACCCGAACACCTGACCGCCCTCGAGAACATCACGGCCGGGCCGATCCACGTCCTGGGGACGAGCGCGGCCGACGCCGAGGCCGGCGGCCGCCGGCTCCTCGAGCTGGTGGGACTCAGCCACGAGGCCGACGCCTACCCGACCCAGCTCTCCGGCGGCCAGCAACAGCGCGTCGCCATCGCCCGGGCGCTGGCCATGAAGCCGCAGGTGATGCTCTTCGACGAGCCGACCTCGGCCCTCGACCCGGAAATGATCACCGAGGTGCTGGACGTGATGCTCGGTCTCTCTCGCCGGGGCACGACGATGCTCGTCGTCACCCACGAGATGGGCTTCGCCCGGGCGGCCGCCGGGCGGATCATCTTCATGGACGACGGGCGCCTCGTCGAGGAGGCGCCGCCCGACCGATTCTTCACCGCGCCGCGGGAGGACCGGACGCGGCAGTTCCTCGCGAAGATCCTCCACTGAGCGGAACATCGGAGGGGGTCTCGCCGGCCCCCCGGAACGATCCCGGACGCGAAGGGAGGGAAGCATCCGTGACCCAGATGGCGCTCGAGTTCGAGAAGGGCGGCGTGTTCGTGGCGCGGTTGCTCACCGCGGAGGCGCCGAAGACCTGTGCCACCATTCTGAAGCGGCTGCCGCTCGCCTACCGCTTCCACCACAGCATCGTCTCCGGCGAGGCGCTGGTCACCCTGCCCCCCGACCTGACGGTCGAGCGGGAGAACCAGCGCGTCGCCGGCGTGCCGGCCGGGACGCTCGCCTTCCTCGTCCGCGACGAGCCCGTCCGCGTGCCGGACGAGATCTATATCGCCTACGGGCTCTTCATCTCGCGCGGGCTCACCGTGGACATGAAGCAACCGGTGAACATCTTCGCCCGCATCGAGGCCAAGCTCGACGAGCTGCGGCAGGTCGGCCGGCGGGTCCTGATGGAGGGCGCCGAGACCGTCCGGCTCAGCCATGTCCGGGAGGAGAGCTGACAGGCCGGCCGTCCTCCGCCCGGGCCGCGGTCGGGCGCGCGTCGGCGGGCGGTCCTGACGATCTCCCGGGCCGCTCTTGCGGCCTCGAACCGTCTCATCTATTCTGGCCTCCGGAGCCGGCCCGGCGGCGGACCGGGCCTCGGGAGGCGCGGACGATGGGTCTCTTGAACCTCGACGTGTTGCGACGGGCCTCGCTCAGTCGAGAGCCGTTCGAGTTCCTGATCGTCTCCGACGTCGTGACTCCCGAGGCCAAGCTGTCGCTCGAGCGCGATTTTCCGCGGATCCCGCGCGCCGGCAGCTTCCCGGTCAGCGAGCTCGTCTACGGCCCGTCTTTCAGCGCGCTCCTGGCCGAGCTGCGCGGTCCCGGCCTGCGGAGCGTCCTCTCGGAAAAGTTCGGCATGGAGCTCGCCGGCTTGCCCACCATGGTCACCGTCCGCGGCCGCTGCCATCCGGGACACGACGGACAGGTGCACACCGACGCGACCTGGAAGGTCATCTCACTCCTGTTGTACCTGAACGACGGCTGGCAGAGCGCGGGAGGCCGGCTGCGCCTGCTCCGCAGCGAGAACCTGGACGACGTGGCGGCAGAGGTGCCCGCGGAGTCCGGCGCCCTGGTGGCCTTCCGACGCTCGGAGCGCTCCTTTCACGGGCACAAGCCGTTCGACGGCGAGCGGCGGGTGATTCAGGTCAACTGGGTCACCAGTCAACGAATGATCGACCGGGAGCTGGCTCGGCATCGTCGAACCGCCTGGCTCAAGCGCCTCGTGCCGTTCGGCGCGCGGTAGGAGCCCGTCGGGTGCCCCAGGCAGGCGGCCCGCGGTCCGCCGAGCCCTCCGGGGCGAGGCCCATGCGCGTCGCGATCGTCCGGCTCACCTCCCTCGGCGATGTCGTCCATACCCTCCCGGTCGCTCACGCCATCCGTCAGCACAGCCCGCAGGCATACATCGTCTGGATCGTCGAGGAGCGCGAGCAACATCTGCTCGTCGACAACCCGGTCGTCGACGAGGTGGTCGTCGGCCCCACCCGTCGATGGCGGCGAGAGCTGCGGACAGCGGGCGGCCTGGTGCGGGTCCTGAAGGAGTGGGGCGCGTTGCGGGATCGCCTGCGGACCCTGGCGCTGGACGTCGCCCTCGACGTTCAGGGGCTCCTGAAGAGCTCCATCTTCACCATCCTCACCCGGGCGCCCGTCCGAATCGGCTTTCGCTGGTCTCACGCGCGGGAGCCCCTCTCCTCGCTGTTCACCACCCGGCGGGTCACGCCTCCTCCGCACGCCGTGCACAAGGTGGACAAGAACCTGAGCCTGCTGGCCCCCCTCGGGATCCCGGTCGGGGAAGTCGCCTTTCCGATCCCCCTGGTGCCGGAGGCCGAGGCGCGCGCGGACGCGTTGCTTCGCGCGCACGAGGTGACGGCGCAGCACCGCGTGGTCGCGCTCCTTCCCGCGACGCGGCGGTCGGCCAAGCAGTGGCCGCCCGAGTCCTACCGCCGCCTGGCCGAGCGACTGGTGAAGACCCCCGGGGTGCGCGTGCTGGCTCTCGGCGGCCCAGGAGAGCACGCGACCCTGGAGTCCGTCGCCGGCGGGCTCGATGGCGATTCCATCCTGCGGGTGACCGCCTCGACGCCCGACTTCGTCGCGCTGCTCCGCCGGGCCCAGCTGGCCATCGGCAACGACACGGGGCCCGTCCACCTGGCGGCCGCCCTCGGGGTGCCGACGCTCGGCCTCTATGGCCCGACCCGCGCCGAGGAGAACGGCCCCTACGGGCCTCGCAGCCGCTTCATCCAGAGCTCCACGCACCGCATCGAGGACATCCCGGTGGACACCGTGTTCCGGGCGGTCTCCGACTGGCTGCCTTGACGGCGCGGCGACCCGGCCCCTGATGGTCCGGGGTCTCACCGTCACCATCGTCGCGAAGAACGAGGAAGAGCGCATCCAGGCCTGCCTGGAAAGCGTGGCCTGGGCCCCGGAGATCGTCGTGGTGGACGCGGAGAGTACGGACCGGACGGCCGAGATCGCCCGGAAGTTCACCCCGAAGGTGATCGTACGACCCTGGGCCGGCTTCGCCGCCCAGAAGAACTTCGCCCTGACCCAGGCGACTGAGCCCTGGATCCTTTCGCTGGACGCCGACGAGCAGGTGCCGCCCGAGCTGCGTGAGGAGATTCGCGGGATCCTGGAGGCCGACGGCCCCCTGGACGGCTACTCCGTGCCCCGAAAGAATGTCTTCCTCGGCCGCTGGATCCGCCATGGCACCTGGTTTCCCGACTATCAGCTCCGGCTCTTCCGCCGGGGTGCCGGCGTCTTTCGCGCCGTCAGCGTCCACGAGTCGGTGGAGGTCACGAGCGGTCGACTCGGCCACCTCCGGACTCCCCTGCTCCACGTGAGCTACCGCGACATCGCCGACTTCGTTCAGCGCTCGAACCGCTACTCGACGCTGGCCGCCCAGGATCTGGCGCGAGCGGGCACGCGAGTCTCGTGGTGGGAGCTCCTCCTGCGCCCGGTCGGCCGGTTCTGCTCGATGTACGTCCTGCACCGGGGCTTCCTCGACGGGCGCGAGGGGTTCGTGCTCGCGCTGCTCTACAGCTACTACGTCTTCCTTCGGACCGCGAAGGCCTGGGCGCTCGGCCGGTCCGTGCGGCGTCCGCCCGATCCCGCCTGAAGCGACACCGCCGGGCCCGGCGGCCGACCACCCAGCGCGTGGCGCATCAAGGAGTGTTCCGAGCGGCGGCTTCGCCGCCGCCACGACGGCGGGGCAGCGGGGGGGTCTTCCGAGACCCCCCGAAATGACCTAGCCGGTGGCCGCTCCACTTCCCCCCGCCACCGTCGCCCGGAGCGTCCGCACCTGCGTCCGGTGGTCGAGCAGGTGGAGGCGCTGGACCAGGGCGTACTCTTTCCACCCGAGCTCCGCCGAGAAGACCTCCGGCGTCACCCGGCCACCCGCGCCGGTGCGGTTCACCACCAGGATCGTCCGCGCCGTGGGCGCGCCGGCCGGCTCGGTCCCGGACGCGCCGGCCAGCAGGTGGTCGAGCTCCTCGTTGGCGGCCCGGAGCCCCTCGAGGAGCTCCGGCCACGGGGCCCAGACCGCGGCCCCCGAGGTGAGCGCCTCGTAGACGGGTGGGCCAGGGGGCCGGCGGCCCCCGAGGAGATGACGGAGCTCGTCGGCGACCCGGATGGTCGTCTGGGCCAGGTGGTCCACCACCTCGGCGATGCTCCACTGGCCCGCCACGGGATGGCGCCGCGCCTCGGCCTCCGTGATCCCGGCCAGAGCGCTGTCGAGCTCGGCCACCGCCGCGCGGCAGCGCGCGCGGATCTGGACGACCCCGAGCCCGGCGGCGCGGGTGGTCAGGTACTCGAGCATCCGGGCCCCCTCGGGCGAGCGTTGGGCTGCGTCGTTCATGGCAGACCTCCCCGGTCGGCGGTCAGGTAGCGGAGGAGCGCGTCCTCGCAGAGGCGGACGGCCCGGGCCAGCGGCATGAGCCGGCGGTCGAAGGTGAGCTGAAGCGAGACCCCGTCGAGCACCGCCAGGACGACCACCGCGCCCTCGCCCGGATCGACGCGCCGGAAGGCGCCGTCGGCGAGGCCGCGGGCGAGGAGGCGCGCGATGAGGCGTCGCGCCCGCGCGTAGGCGCGGGCATTCAGCCCGGCCAGCTCGCGGTCGTGCTGCGCCTCACCCCAGAACTCGATGAACACGCGCCAGACCTCGCGGTCCCGGGTGGCGACGGCCAGACACGCGCGGATCAGGGCTCGGAGCCGCCCGCGGGCGTCTCGGGCGCCTCGGGCTTCGGCCGCCACCCGGCGGTCGAGGTCGCCCATCACCTTGGCGGCGGCCGCGGCCAGGATCGCGTGCTTGTTCACGAAGTAATAGTGGAGGATGCCCTGGCTGACACCCGCCTCCGTCGCGACCCGCCGCATCGTGAGGCCCGCGTACCCGTCCCGGGCGAGGCAGCGGATGGTGGCCCGCACGATCGCGGCGCGCCGGACCGGAGCCACGCCGACTTTGGGACTCATCGGGATCTCACGGGCCGGTTCCGGAGCAGCACTCTAACTTGATTGGTCGACCAATTATCTTCGGGCGGCCACCGTCCGTCAAGGCCCTTTCCCGTCCCCGGTGCCCGCCGCTATACTGGTCCGGTCATGACCCCGCTCGGTGGCCTC from Candidatus Methylomirabilota bacterium carries:
- the waaC gene encoding lipopolysaccharide heptosyltransferase I, whose translation is MRVAIVRLTSLGDVVHTLPVAHAIRQHSPQAYIVWIVEEREQHLLVDNPVVDEVVVGPTRRWRRELRTAGGLVRVLKEWGALRDRLRTLALDVALDVQGLLKSSIFTILTRAPVRIGFRWSHAREPLSSLFTTRRVTPPPHAVHKVDKNLSLLAPLGIPVGEVAFPIPLVPEAEARADALLRAHEVTAQHRVVALLPATRRSAKQWPPESYRRLAERLVKTPGVRVLALGGPGEHATLESVAGGLDGDSILRVTASTPDFVALLRRAQLAIGNDTGPVHLAAALGVPTLGLYGPTRAEENGPYGPRSRFIQSSTHRIEDIPVDTVFRAVSDWLP
- a CDS encoding DinB family protein, yielding MNDAAQRSPEGARMLEYLTTRAAGLGVVQIRARCRAAVAELDSALAGITEAEARRHPVAGQWSIAEVVDHLAQTTIRVADELRHLLGGRRPPGPPVYEALTSGAAVWAPWPELLEGLRAANEELDHLLAGASGTEPAGAPTARTILVVNRTGAGGRVTPEVFSAELGWKEYALVQRLHLLDHRTQVRTLRATVAGGSGAATG
- a CDS encoding DUF3830 family protein; amino-acid sequence: MALEFEKGGVFVARLLTAEAPKTCATILKRLPLAYRFHHSIVSGEALVTLPPDLTVERENQRVAGVPAGTLAFLVRDEPVRVPDEIYIAYGLFISRGLTVDMKQPVNIFARIEAKLDELRQVGRRVLMEGAETVRLSHVREES
- a CDS encoding 2OG-Fe(II) oxygenase, giving the protein MGLLNLDVLRRASLSREPFEFLIVSDVVTPEAKLSLERDFPRIPRAGSFPVSELVYGPSFSALLAELRGPGLRSVLSEKFGMELAGLPTMVTVRGRCHPGHDGQVHTDATWKVISLLLYLNDGWQSAGGRLRLLRSENLDDVAAEVPAESGALVAFRRSERSFHGHKPFDGERRVIQVNWVTSQRMIDRELARHRRTAWLKRLVPFGAR
- a CDS encoding TetR/AcrR family transcriptional regulator encodes the protein MSPKVGVAPVRRAAIVRATIRCLARDGYAGLTMRRVATEAGVSQGILHYYFVNKHAILAAAAAKVMGDLDRRVAAEARGARDARGRLRALIRACLAVATRDREVWRVFIEFWGEAQHDRELAGLNARAYARARRLIARLLARGLADGAFRRVDPGEGAVVVLAVLDGVSLQLTFDRRLMPLARAVRLCEDALLRYLTADRGGLP
- a CDS encoding glycosyltransferase family 2 protein; protein product: MVRGLTVTIVAKNEEERIQACLESVAWAPEIVVVDAESTDRTAEIARKFTPKVIVRPWAGFAAQKNFALTQATEPWILSLDADEQVPPELREEIRGILEADGPLDGYSVPRKNVFLGRWIRHGTWFPDYQLRLFRRGAGVFRAVSVHESVEVTSGRLGHLRTPLLHVSYRDIADFVQRSNRYSTLAAQDLARAGTRVSWWELLLRPVGRFCSMYVLHRGFLDGREGFVLALLYSYYVFLRTAKAWALGRSVRRPPDPA